One Oscillospiraceae bacterium genomic region harbors:
- a CDS encoding YihY/virulence factor BrkB family protein, with protein MKKKLQPAITLLQQYMAQDMTVYAGHATLFLLTAFFPLLMWLLVVVNTLPGFTVDSVVELFFRFLPDLPVIRDTIAGLITSMNENSNTFVASLAVITTLVSASSGMAAIQKGLQKLTPGSRRTMLDRLWAVVYTFAFLWLLLIVLFCQNLSPLLHWALSLLPWLSQSHLFLRLHSLVSFSALAAFGLSILTFVLIYTFVPGGRRRMRDQLPGALFTAVVWFVFSSIFTYYIRTSWKLSYIYGSLTSIILVILWLNVSINVMFLGAGVNGMRTCSRRNG; from the coding sequence ATGAAGAAAAAACTGCAGCCCGCCATCACCCTGCTGCAGCAGTACATGGCCCAGGACATGACGGTCTACGCCGGGCACGCCACGCTTTTCCTGCTCACGGCGTTTTTTCCGCTGCTGATGTGGCTGCTGGTGGTGGTCAACACCCTGCCGGGCTTTACGGTGGACAGCGTAGTCGAGCTGTTTTTCCGTTTTCTGCCGGATCTTCCGGTCATTCGTGATACCATCGCCGGCCTTATCACCAGCATGAACGAGAACTCCAACACCTTTGTGGCATCGCTGGCCGTTATTACCACACTGGTGTCGGCGTCCAGCGGCATGGCAGCCATCCAGAAGGGCCTGCAAAAGTTGACCCCCGGCTCCCGCCGCACGATGCTCGACCGGCTGTGGGCGGTAGTGTACACCTTCGCGTTTTTGTGGCTGCTGCTGATCGTGCTGTTCTGCCAGAACCTCAGCCCCCTGCTGCATTGGGCGTTGAGCCTGCTGCCCTGGCTGTCCCAGAGCCATCTGTTTCTCAGGCTGCACAGTTTGGTCAGCTTCAGTGCGCTGGCGGCCTTCGGGCTGTCCATCCTGACTTTTGTCCTGATCTACACCTTCGTGCCGGGCGGCCGCCGCCGTATGCGGGACCAGCTGCCCGGGGCGCTGTTTACGGCTGTTGTCTGGTTCGTTTTCTCCTCGATCTTCACCTATTATATTCGCACATCCTGGAAGCTGTCCTATATTTACGGCTCCCTGACCTCGATCATCCTGGTCATCCTGTGGCTGAATGTCAGCATCAACGTGATGTTCCTGGGTGCGGGCGTCAATGGCATGCGCACCTGCAGCCGCCGCAACGGTTGA
- a CDS encoding TetR/AcrR family transcriptional regulator: MTAPKTDRRILRTRALLRQGLAELMQEKNAGDITVKELVAHANVNRSTFYLHYTDIDQMLASVEGELLERIEASVQAHPIDPHQAQIFPLVGDLFSLMAENREICAALLGPHGDMAFLLQIEAILSRYSLQVLADAYPDHRADLDSGYSFCLSGCVGLIKNWLQAKEPAPPEVMAQRTYRLIHNAMRGLCPGVEA, translated from the coding sequence ATGACGGCACCCAAAACCGACCGCCGCATCCTGCGTACCCGTGCCCTGCTGCGCCAGGGCCTGGCCGAGCTGATGCAGGAGAAAAACGCAGGCGACATCACCGTAAAAGAGCTGGTCGCCCACGCCAACGTGAACCGTTCCACCTTTTACCTGCACTACACCGACATTGACCAGATGCTGGCTTCCGTCGAGGGCGAGCTGCTGGAACGCATTGAGGCGTCCGTGCAGGCACACCCCATCGACCCGCACCAGGCGCAGATTTTCCCGCTGGTGGGGGATCTGTTTTCCCTGATGGCCGAAAACCGCGAGATCTGCGCCGCACTGCTGGGTCCCCACGGCGACATGGCGTTTTTGCTGCAGATCGAAGCCATCCTCTCCCGCTACAGCCTGCAGGTACTGGCCGATGCCTACCCGGATCACCGGGCCGATCTGGACAGCGGGTATTCCTTTTGCCTGTCTGGCTGCGTGGGGCTTATCAAAAACTGGCTCCAGGCCAAGGAACCCGCCCCGCCCGAGGTGATGGCCCAGCGCACCTATCGGCTGATCCACAACGCCATGCGCGGCCTGTGCCCGGGGGTGGAAGCATGA
- a CDS encoding DUF6198 family protein yields MEAKDKIIVRGELALVLAVLINSFAVAVTVYAGLGISPVSSFPYAVSLVFPFLTLGTWTYLFQGVLVITLMVLRKRFVPSYLFSFVAGFFFGKLLDVFGAWLPCLPYSWGWRIFYFVASCPVIALGIALSNRCKLPIIPTDLFARDLSEIIRKPYAKVKTTMDLTCVAVSIVLTVVGTGTLKGVGIGTVVAALTYGRTAGLIGNLIDKKFYFVSVLEK; encoded by the coding sequence ATGGAAGCGAAGGATAAAATTATAGTGCGGGGCGAGCTGGCGTTGGTGCTGGCCGTGCTCATCAACAGCTTTGCAGTGGCCGTGACGGTGTATGCGGGGCTGGGCATTTCGCCGGTGTCCAGCTTCCCGTATGCGGTGTCGCTGGTATTTCCGTTTTTGACGCTGGGCACCTGGACGTACCTGTTCCAGGGCGTGCTGGTCATTACGTTGATGGTGCTGCGCAAACGGTTTGTGCCGTCGTACCTGTTCAGCTTTGTGGCGGGCTTTTTCTTCGGCAAGCTGCTGGATGTGTTTGGTGCGTGGCTGCCCTGCCTGCCCTACAGCTGGGGCTGGCGCATCTTCTACTTTGTGGCCAGCTGCCCGGTCATCGCGCTGGGCATTGCACTGTCCAACCGGTGCAAGCTGCCGATCATCCCGACGGATCTGTTTGCCCGGGACCTTTCGGAGATTATCCGCAAGCCTTACGCCAAGGTCAAGACGACCATGGACCTGACTTGCGTTGCGGTATCCATTGTGCTGACCGTAGTGGGTACCGGTACGCTGAAGGGAGTAGGCATCGGCACGGTGGTGGCTGCCCTGACCTATGGACGGACCGCTGGTT